One genomic window of Candidatus Glassbacteria bacterium includes the following:
- a CDS encoding ubiquinone/menaquinone biosynthesis methyltransferase, protein MPKATDVQSMFDRIAGRYDLLNALLSGGRDRAWRRALTRAVAARNPRTGLDLCCGTGAVALELARGLEGGCRVVAADFSSRMCAAAAAKFSRSKFALSTCCADGLVLPFRAGQFDFVSVAFGVRNFEDLARGLGEIARVLRPGGTVAILEFAPPEGRFLRALYKPYLRIAVPAAGRLLSADSGAYSYLSSSIQSFLPPARITASLHEAGFREPSAKKLTFGVTYLYTATR, encoded by the coding sequence TTGCCGAAAGCAACTGACGTCCAATCCATGTTCGACAGGATCGCGGGCCGCTACGACTTGCTCAACGCTCTGCTGAGCGGCGGCCGCGACCGCGCCTGGCGGCGCGCGCTCACCCGCGCCGTGGCGGCGCGCAACCCCCGGACCGGTCTCGATCTCTGCTGCGGCACCGGCGCTGTGGCCCTGGAGCTGGCCCGCGGCCTGGAGGGCGGCTGCCGGGTTGTGGCCGCTGATTTCTCCAGCCGGATGTGCGCCGCGGCGGCCGCTAAATTCTCCCGGAGCAAGTTTGCGCTCTCCACCTGCTGCGCCGACGGCCTGGTGCTGCCGTTCAGAGCCGGGCAATTCGATTTCGTTTCGGTAGCCTTCGGCGTGCGCAATTTCGAGGACCTCGCCCGCGGCCTGGGCGAGATCGCACGGGTGCTGCGGCCCGGCGGGACCGTGGCGATCCTGGAATTCGCTCCGCCGGAGGGCAGGTTCCTGCGCGCGCTCTATAAACCATACCTCAGGATCGCCGTGCCGGCAGCCGGCAGGCTGCTCTCGGCAGACAGCGGGGCGTACAGCTACCTCTCCAGCTCGATCCAGTCGTTCCTGCCCCCGGCGCGGATAACCGCCAGCCTGCACGAGGCCGGCTTCCGAGAGCCGTCGGCGAAAAAGCTCACCTTCGGGGTAACTTATCTCTATACCGCCACCCGCTGA